From Candidatus Thioglobus sp., the proteins below share one genomic window:
- a CDS encoding peptidoglycan DD-metalloendopeptidase family protein has protein sequence MKKIKFLLLLLLPLSVLANLDVKHMPIPGGIAVVDFYTNHSNPKAFYSQVPVYIQQINKTHWQALVGIPLLSTIGEKKVTIKDFSTRHIAFGVTEHDYKKQYITLKGKNKKYVNPNLLHMDRINRERPILSKARKTFSNITNKHVKFIRPVSGVTTSPFGFKRFYNGQPRRPHTGLDYAGGIGTEIKASGGGKVIISDEFFFNGNTVFIDHGQGLISVYIHMNKRLVVPGQILNQGDIIGTIGQTGRATGPHLHFGIYLNQTVVNPNLLINHEI, from the coding sequence TTGAAAAAAATTAAATTCTTATTACTCTTACTTTTACCATTAAGTGTTTTGGCGAATCTTGATGTCAAGCATATGCCCATACCAGGGGGAATAGCAGTGGTTGATTTCTATACTAACCATTCCAACCCAAAAGCTTTTTATAGCCAAGTTCCAGTCTATATTCAGCAAATAAATAAAACTCATTGGCAAGCATTAGTCGGCATTCCTTTATTGTCTACAATAGGAGAAAAAAAAGTGACTATTAAGGATTTTTCTACACGACATATTGCCTTTGGAGTAACTGAACATGATTATAAAAAACAGTATATTACCCTGAAAGGAAAAAACAAAAAATATGTTAATCCAAATCTATTACACATGGATAGAATTAACCGAGAGCGTCCGATTCTTTCCAAAGCGCGTAAAACTTTCTCCAATATAACCAACAAACATGTTAAATTTATTCGGCCTGTATCAGGTGTCACTACAAGTCCTTTTGGATTTAAACGCTTTTATAATGGTCAACCTAGGCGCCCCCATACAGGACTAGATTATGCGGGAGGCATTGGTACAGAAATTAAAGCTTCTGGAGGGGGTAAAGTTATTATTAGTGATGAATTTTTCTTTAACGGTAATACCGTCTTTATTGATCATGGTCAGGGCCTGATTAGCGTTTATATTCATATGAATAAACGCCTAGTAGTACCTGGTCAGATTTTAAATCAAGGCGACATTATCGGGACTATAGGTCAAACAGGTAGAGCCACGGGCCCTCATCTACATTTTGGAATCTACCTTAACCAAACTGTTGTCAATCCTAACTTATTAATTAATCATGAAATCTAA
- a CDS encoding RDD family protein produces the protein MKSNVSLLRRLGAMFYDTCLTFSLVFFIGMVVNVLFGDMGDAFFYLITLPSVYLYFTMSWVKGRQTVGMKAWKFQVIQNNQSSHEWKSITHQQAFFRFILSFISFLSLGSGFIYQVFNRNNLAWHDQISHTLLMKN, from the coding sequence ATGAAATCTAATGTCTCATTGTTGCGCCGACTTGGTGCTATGTTTTACGACACTTGCCTAACTTTTTCTTTAGTCTTTTTTATTGGAATGGTTGTCAATGTATTATTTGGTGATATGGGAGATGCTTTTTTCTATTTAATCACTCTACCCAGTGTTTATTTATATTTCACCATGTCATGGGTTAAAGGGCGTCAAACTGTCGGAATGAAAGCTTGGAAATTTCAAGTTATACAAAATAATCAATCCTCCCATGAATGGAAAAGTATCACCCATCAACAAGCATTCTTTCGCTTCATTTTAAGCTTTATATCGTTTTTATCACTTGGATCTGGGTTTATTTATCAGGTATTTAACCGAAATAATTTGGCTTGGCATGATCAAATTTCTCATACTTTATTGATGAAAAATTGA
- a CDS encoding septum formation initiator family protein: MNINSLKKPNKLFGFFYRYWISIILLVVLATLIRQNFIINTFPFDISEKQAILKENLAVNQQLKQENLKLKLELNAKSDEKLEILESMARQKFGLIKPGEKYYQISISDPD, encoded by the coding sequence GTGAATATTAACTCTTTAAAAAAGCCAAATAAACTATTTGGCTTTTTTTATCGCTACTGGATTAGCATTATTTTACTTGTTGTTTTGGCGACTCTCATACGCCAAAACTTTATCATTAATACATTCCCTTTTGATATAAGCGAAAAGCAGGCAATCCTTAAAGAAAATCTAGCAGTTAATCAACAACTAAAGCAAGAGAATTTAAAGCTTAAGCTAGAATTAAATGCAAAATCTGATGAAAAATTAGAAATTTTAGAATCTATGGCTAGACAAAAATTTGGCCTCATCAAACCTGGTGAAAAATACTACCAAATCAGTATTTCTGATCCAGATTAA